One window of Papilio machaon chromosome 18, ilPapMach1.1, whole genome shotgun sequence genomic DNA carries:
- the LOC106713134 gene encoding glutathione S-transferase 1 yields the protein MVLKLYKSDASPPVRAVLMTIEAANIPNVEMIDVNVLEGDHLKEEYLKMNPQHTIPTLQDDDFYIWDSHAIAVYLLTKYSNNTTLYPSDPKQRAIINQRLHFDSGILFPNLRAVIEPLFYKGEKSFKQESLDKIKSGYEFSEKFLTKRWIAGDEFTLADIFFLASIRSSIEVQPIDSEEFPKLTDWLNRCKELDCHKKVNEPGSIIFRNSIRRLLG from the exons atggttttaaaactatacaaaTCAGACGCGAGCCCGCCAGTCCGTGCTGTCTTGATGACCATTGAAGCTGCCAACATTCCTAATGTAGAAATGATCGATGTTAATGTACTAGAAGGAGATCATCTAAAAGAAGAGTACTTAAAG ATGAATCCGCAACACACTATACCGACTTTACAGGACGATGATTTTTACATTTGGGACAG CCATGCAATAGCTGTAtatttactaacaaaataCAGTAATAACACAACACTTTATCCTTCGGACCCGAAACAGCGTGCGATTATAAACCAGAGACTACACTTTGATAGTGGAATTCTCTTCCCGAACCTACGAGCAGTTATC GAaccattattttacaaaggtgaaaaatcatttaaacaaGAGTCATTAGATAAAATCAAATCTGGTTACGAATTCTCTGAAAAATTCCTGACAAAACGTTGGATCGCAGGAGATGAATTTACGTTAGCCGACATTTTCTTCTTGGCCTCTATTAGATCATCGATCGAGGTACAACCTATCGACTCCGAAGA GTTTCCTAAACTCACTGATTGGTTGAATCGCTGCAAAGAGCTGGATTGTCACAAGAAAGTAAATGAGCCAggatcaattatttttaggaATAGCATTCGGAGGTTGCTTGGTTAA